In Deinococcus betulae, one DNA window encodes the following:
- a CDS encoding HD domain-containing protein, which yields MARRTLSARIRRKVSGYAAKFSRLWRSMSPEDAQPDDDWAAALLTPAEARVYRGMDPRDREHACRVARHLRRDHPDAGPELLAAALLHDCGKSLRPYWLWERVLVGLVPNRLARVLPPVGALGIRAHHPELGARLLAHAGARPRVARLVARHHHPGGDPEATLLHVYDDQE from the coding sequence ATGGCCCGCCGTACCCTCAGCGCCCGCATTCGCCGCAAGGTCAGCGGCTACGCGGCCAAGTTCAGCCGGCTGTGGCGCTCCATGAGTCCCGAAGATGCCCAGCCCGATGACGACTGGGCCGCCGCCCTGTTGACCCCCGCCGAGGCGCGGGTGTACCGGGGCATGGACCCACGTGACCGTGAACACGCCTGCCGCGTGGCCCGCCACCTGCGCCGCGACCACCCCGATGCGGGGCCCGAACTGCTGGCCGCCGCGCTGCTGCACGACTGCGGCAAGAGCCTGCGGCCCTACTGGCTGTGGGAACGGGTGCTGGTGGGCCTGGTGCCTAACCGCCTGGCCCGCGTGCTGCCGCCTGTGGGGGCGCTGGGCATCCGCGCCCACCACCCGGAGCTAGGTGCTCGGCTGCTGGCCCACGCCGGCGCCCGCCCGCGCGTGGCCCGCCTGGTGGCCCGCCACCACCACCCCGGCGGCGACCCCGAGGCTACCCTGCTGCATGTCTACGACGACCAGGAGTAA
- the trxB gene encoding thioredoxin-disulfide reductase translates to MTGNTHTYDVVIVGGGPAGLTAAIYTGRASLKTLILEKGLPGGQIAQTEEVENYPGFPEPISGMELASRMQQQAEKFGGVIEMDEVQSIVRTDDDQSHEYPFTVTGYSGTYRAKAVILATGANPKRLNVPGEEHFWGKGVSTCATCDGFFYRGKKVVVVGGGDAAVEEGLFLTKFAEEVTLIHRRDSLRANKVAQARAFANPKMKFIWDTAVEEIEGADSVTGVRLKNLKTGEESEMPTDGVFIFIGHVPNTEFVQDTVKLRPDGYVDVTDEIYTSVPMLFAAGDVSDYIYRQLGTSVGAGTRAAMSAERALAALEVEAETAAD, encoded by the coding sequence ATGACGGGGAACACCCACACCTATGACGTGGTGATTGTCGGCGGCGGCCCAGCCGGCCTGACCGCTGCGATTTACACCGGCCGCGCCAGCCTCAAGACCCTGATTCTGGAAAAGGGGTTGCCCGGCGGCCAGATTGCTCAGACCGAGGAAGTCGAGAACTACCCCGGCTTTCCCGAGCCGATCAGCGGCATGGAACTGGCCAGCCGCATGCAGCAGCAGGCCGAGAAGTTCGGCGGCGTTATTGAGATGGACGAGGTGCAGTCTATCGTCCGCACGGACGACGACCAGTCGCACGAGTATCCCTTCACCGTGACCGGCTACAGCGGCACCTACCGCGCCAAGGCCGTGATTCTGGCGACCGGCGCCAACCCCAAGCGCCTGAACGTGCCCGGTGAGGAGCACTTCTGGGGCAAAGGCGTCAGCACCTGCGCCACCTGCGACGGCTTTTTCTACCGGGGCAAGAAGGTGGTCGTGGTGGGCGGCGGCGACGCGGCCGTTGAAGAAGGGCTGTTCCTGACCAAATTTGCCGAGGAAGTGACCCTGATTCACCGCCGCGACAGCCTGCGCGCCAACAAGGTGGCCCAGGCCCGCGCCTTTGCCAACCCCAAGATGAAGTTCATCTGGGACACGGCCGTCGAGGAGATTGAAGGCGCCGACAGCGTGACCGGTGTGCGTCTGAAGAACCTCAAAACGGGCGAGGAAAGCGAGATGCCCACCGACGGCGTGTTTATCTTTATCGGGCACGTGCCGAACACCGAGTTCGTGCAGGACACGGTTAAACTGCGCCCCGACGGCTATGTGGACGTGACTGACGAGATCTACACCAGCGTCCCCATGCTGTTTGCCGCCGGGGACGTGAGTGACTACATCTACCGCCAGCTGGGCACCAGCGTGGGCGCCGGCACCCGCGCCGCCATGAGCGCCGAGCGCGCCCTGGCCGCCCTGGAAGTCGAGGCCGAAACCGCCGCAGATTAA